In Anaerolineae bacterium, the DNA window TTGCGGCGACGGCGCATCGGCCGGGATAGTGACCGTGCGCGGGCGAGGTTTGCGATTGTCGCCCCAAGCCTCGTAATTATCCACCCAGACCACGATCACCTTGCCCGCGTCATCCATGGCCAGGTCGCCATCCAACCCTCAAATTTTGACATCGAACTTTGCTCATAAAACAACTGCGTCTCCTTTGACTTTCCTGCTCTTTATCATTATCATCTTAATTGGAGACGAAAAAAGTGAGCCTGCGCATCTATTTGGACACAAGTGTTTACAACAGGCCCTTCGATGACCAAACTCAACCTCGCATCTGGTTGGAAACCCTGGCCTTCTCTGTTATCCTGCAAATGATAGAGAACAATATTGCTACCCTCGTTACCTCAGCGGTGGTTGATTACGAAAACAGTCGCAATCCCCATCAACTGCGACGAGCCTGGGTCAACAGAGTGGCAGCCTTTGCCGCCGACCGCCAATTGGTCAATGAAGAAATACGGCAACGAGCCGATACCCTGGAGCAGGATGGACTAAAGCCGCTTGATGCCTTGCATATAGCCTGTGCCGAAACGGTCAAGGCCGATTACTTTGTGACTTGTGATGACCGTTTCATCAACCGTTACCGGCGTTTGCAGCAGGGCACTGAATTGATTGTGTGCAATCCAACCGAATTAGTACGAATTGTAGGAGAATGAACCATGACTGTGCAGGTAATCGCCGAAGCAGAAATCATGCGAGAAGTGGCCCAAATTCTTTTGCAGCATCTTAATCCCACCAAAGTGGCCCGTTTTTGGGCCAGTTGGCACGCCGGACAGGGGAACTACCTGGATTGGCGTGACCGGGAGTTTGCCGACGAAACGCTGGCTCATCTGTACGAAGAGATTCTTGCTTTCCAGCAGCAGCCGGCGCAAACAACAAGCGATTGAATCACCGCTTTCTCTGGGCAAAAGATGCTCACCACTTCTAAGACATCTTGCCAGGCTCTCCAGAGGCCAAAGGGCACGAGAACACTTCGTGCCCGTTGTTGTTTTTGGCGATTGGCTCAACGCTCCAAAAAGCCGCCGTACCTGGGCCTCCGCAGCCGGGGTAGGCTGGACTGTTGGACGATCAGAAGAACAATTTGGGGAGCGGAGTCGAAGGAAGCGAAACCGAAGGGGGGCGGAAAAATAAAGACCGCGCAGATGAGCGGAGCAAAATCCGTCCATCCGAGTGATCCGCTGTTCTAAACCCCAACGGCGTTCCCTGACCAGAGCACG includes these proteins:
- a CDS encoding PIN domain-containing protein; the protein is MRIYLDTSVYNRPFDDQTQPRIWLETLAFSVILQMIENNIATLVTSAVVDYENSRNPHQLRRAWVNRVAAFAADRQLVNEEIRQRADTLEQDGLKPLDALHIACAETVKADYFVTCDDRFINRYRRLQQGTELIVCNPTELVRIVGE